Within Buteo buteo chromosome 10, bButBut1.hap1.1, whole genome shotgun sequence, the genomic segment CCCCAGCGCCCAGCTGCATCCTCCCTGCCAAGCCCCCGTTAGCAAAtgagatgaggaggaggaagatttTGAACTGTGAAGAGCAAGGGTCAAACAGTCAGTCCCCAGGCAGGAGCTAAGCCCCAAAGGCAGCACAAAACATCCTGGTACGAGGGCACGCCTTGGCCAACCGCTCCAGTGGCACCAGCCAAAATCCTCACGTGGTCCCAAGCCAAGGTCCCAAGCTCACCAGAGATCTCCAGGAACAGCTTCCCCCATGGAAGTGGCTTACGGAGGGCAAAGGGCATCACTTGCTCCTCTGCCTTTGGTTCACACCTCCCACAAATCCAGCCCTCTGGAGGTGACAGCAAGATGCTGCCAGTGACCCCATTTCCATGCCGAGGGAAGGAGCATTCCCCATTCGCCCATGGCTTTTTCACCCCCTGGCCTTCACGTAACTGATCCTTGAGCCGTTCCTAAATGGGAAGGCACCACGTCACACTGCCGGGACCTGCCTGGCCCCGGCGCTTTCCCCACTTCCCAGCACGTCTCCTCTCCCCCTCGCCCGCCGCCAGCGCTGCCCATAGGATTTCCTCAGGAAGGAGTTCCTGAAGGCTCGCGCACACAAAACAATCATCAGctctaaaataacaaaaaagccCTACCTATGAGGTTTGCTTTCCTCCCAAACCTTGCGGCACATACCAAAACACACCCCAGGCAGAGACACgcaccttccctcctccccaaacaCACTCAGGTCCCTGTACCCTGTCTTTGCTCGATGCAAGCACCAAGTGGAACTTGAGGATGCACCTGAGGACCCTACCTTACTCCCCACCCCAGACCTTTCTAAGCACCAGGGAGGGATGCTCCAGCAGACCCAGACCCACCTCAGCAAGCCCAGCTGCACCCAAAGCCTCCCAGGTGATGGGTCATGAAGAGGCACCACCAAATATCTCACCAGTTTGGGGGCATTTCACCTAAGAACAGCCTTTCCCCTATCACTGCCCACACAGGACTGAGCCCCAGGCATTTAAGGGCAGCCTCAAACCAGCATCGGCACCAAGGTGGGAGCCGGACACCTGAGCCCAGCCCGCATTTTtcgggaggggacagagcccagcaGGCACCAACcaagggagagaaggggatgAAACAGCCGTCACGGAGCCTGCCAGCCCCAAAAGCACCAGCTCAGTGTTTGTTCTCCACCCCCACAAGGGTtaccatcccatcccatcccatcccatgtTCTCCTCCTGTTCTCCTCCAAAGCCGGAAAACCCATTGCTGCTGCTAAAGTAAATACCAAGGGCTGCTATTTTTATCCAGCCCACGGCCaggcatgttttatttttggtgtttAAACTGCAGGCTTTTTTTGTGGGAGGGGGAAAGGCAGAAACATGGGGGAAAAATGAGAGGAATGTTTCTCCAGGAGCAGAGTTTTCCATTGCTTACTTTAAGCCAGGCTAGcatctgcaaacagaaatgacaaccagaaagcagagcaagcagctggagagaaaggTGTGATCATGTCTGCAGTCACTTCACATCTCCCATCCCACCATGCCGAGAAAAACCCAAATATACCGGCCCTGGGTACCAGCTGGGTGTTATCAAGGCAGGAGTGAGGCTCCCAGCTGTGTAATGGGGCAAACTGGTAAATAAATCACCTGAACGCAATGAAACAAGGGGGAAACAAGAGGCTGTTTctattttcagtgtaaaattagtagtgttttccaaataaaattatgGGTTGAGGGGACCTTGGAGGAAATGGAAACTATCAGGGGGGCTTTTCAGCATGGAAAAGGCTTTGATCTCAATGGAAGTAAGGAGTTTGGGAAGGACAGATGGAAAACAGGGGCTGGAAGTGGGAATTGATTTCCAGATGGTTCCAGGCCTGGGCTCAGACTGAAATCCTATGATGCGACAGGAGCTTGTCTGGTACGGACTTACTTGGTTCCTGTGCTTGAGGGGCACCAGCAACCAGGGAGACGCGTAATCTGGAGCAGCAGTGATTCATCAGCGGCTGAGTCACGGCTTCCTCTCGCCCATtaaagtttctgaaaaacaaagtgcGATCCCTTGGAGCCCAGATACGCTGGATGCCAAAAAAAACTAGGAAGTGGCAGGTTCAAATGTACCCCctcaaaatgtacttttttttcacaCCGCACATGAAGGAGCTGTGGAACTCCTTGCTGCAGGAGACATGCACAGGGTCAAGCATCAAATGGTGTTTAGATTCTTTCAAAGCATCTCCTATGGAACACTGTGGGGAAGGGGATGCCGGGCTAGACAAAGCCATGGTCTGACTGATTATATTTGTATATTCTTGCATTAATTCTAAGTTTCTTTAAGTCTATCCGATGCTTCCCAACTCGGTTTAATGGTATCGCTACACTCAATGGCATCAAGACTCTCCTTTACAGGTAGCAGCATCACAAGAGGTTTAAATGCTGAGGTCAGCATTATCGGTGcccaccagctctgccactTCATCACAATGTTCCTGCCTGAAGCCAAGTGGGTGCTGAACCATTGTGCTCGGAGGGGTCCCTGAAAAGCCAGGGAAGGTGCCCAAACCAGTGGGGGGACCCTGGGGATGGGCCCCCATGAGCCTGATGCCTCCAGCCACGCTTGCCCTTAGGGACctctaataataaaaatttccaGGCAATCCTGTTAAGGGTGGTTTCAGAGGTGATGTTACGCTGTCTGGTGCTATAGAGTGGCCGGGTGTCTCCTGGATGACTGCCAGCAGCCAGGTGGCTTCTTCTGCGTGCCCTGGGAAGGGTGTTTTCATAGAGTGACGAGGAGGATTTGGTACCCACAAACAAGGGGAAAGCCGGGATGGGGTGAGATGGGACAGGGTAAGCTGGGACAGGGTGAGCCATGGACATGGTGCAAAGCCCAGGGATCTCCGTGTTGTAgcataaaatgaaggaaaaattttCTGGCATTAACAAGCAGCAAATCTTTaggtaaaaaaatgtttggtaCTTTCCACAGCACATAAACACCTTGCCAAAGGCTACTAGGAGGCATTTAGCACAAGCTGTAGCCTGCAACGTGCATTTCTTGGGGTCTCTCACACCTCCGGCCTCAGCACCAGGATGAAGGGCAGTGGAGGCAGTCGAGGCTGGCAGGCAGCTtgcctccatccctcctctctgcccctctTTCCTCATATTCCCACCACAGCTTTGCTCCTGTAGCTGCCGGGCCGTGGCACAGGCAGCACCAGGCTCTTTTCCAGCAGCCTCAAAGGGTCAGGCAGCCCCAGCTACCCCAGCCCGATGAGTTAGCACTGAGGCCAAAGTGGAAAAGCGAAGCCGCTGGGTCTGGAGCGTGAAGGAGGACGAGGAAAGCAAGTGTGAGGGTTTTGCAAGCCAAAAAGATTCAAGCTAGCCATAAAAATTCCGACAAAACTTCTCTCTAGTCGCAGCTTGCCCCGGCTGTCAACATCACAACACTGCGGGGAGACTGCTCAGCCCCGGAATGGAAAGCAACTGGGATCCGGTGATTCCTGGATATCCCTCGCAGGGAGATAAAACAGAAGTAAGATGGAGAGAAAGCAGCAAGTGAAAATTGGGGGGCAATCCAAATTGAACTGAaatcagattttgaaaatatcaaACCCCTGCCTGACCTGGAGTGCCTTCCTCAGGTCAAAACATCATCTGTTATCTCCGTGGGTGCACAGCGCCCATAAGGCTGCCGGGTGCTGAGCATGGCCGAGTGCAGCCCCCCGGGGTGTCCCCTCCGGCCCCGCTGCAGCGTCCCCTTTCCAGGGACAGAGCGTGGGCATCGGGACGGCGCGGTGGTACCAGGGTGCAGGGTGGCACCCGGGGTGCTGCTTTTCGGGAGGTGGGAGCTCTGCCCTGCCTTTAAAAGCCTCCCACCACCAGAAGCAGCATCGCTGCCCCtgcaaacacccccccccccccccgcaaaaaaaaaaagcttctgggGAAACTTCTGCTGCACCAAAGCCCAGGCCTCCTTCCCGGTGAGAGAAAACtttgctctctccctctccccggcAAATTTCGGCGTACTTCAGGCCCGGGTTTGTACCTCCCCCCCCGCTCTCCCGCCTCTTTCCTAGACTAAACAACTGCAACTTCGCCAGCCCTTCCTCAgcggccgtgccccccctcccccgcagGGTTTCGGGGCTGTgtaaggcggggggggggaagaaccggggccggggcgcggcggggagccccaggtggggcagggagggcggcggggccgggccgggggcggagGCGGGCGGGACCGGGCGTCCCATTTCCTCCGGCCGCCGGGAGCCTCtgccggggcgggcgggaggaCGACCCGAGGGGCCGCCGAGGTACGTttggggggtcccgggggtcgCCCGGGAGAGGGGTCCCGGGGGGGAGCCGCTCCCCGCAGCCGCCGGGCATCGCCCAGCCGGGCTGGGCGTTATCCTTTGGCTTTGTATTATCCAAACGCagggcttttctctttttttggtggtagttttttggttgttttttttttacggGCACGTCAACTGCTGCCCGTACCCccagtgcaggcagctgctctgcCGCGGCGGGGTTGGCTCAGAGGATGGATGGGGTTTGGGCAGGGGCGGTGGGACCGTGGCACTGCCTGCGGGGCAGGTGGTGGCAGAGCCGGCTGGGGACGGTGGCACTTGAGAAATGGCGATGAAGAGCAACCGGCTCTCGGGGGACGTTCGTCAGAAGAAGCCTTGCCCGGCACCGGGGGGGTTTGGGTCGCGAAAGCTAGAGGTAAGGCTGAGCCAACAAATTTTGCGGTTCCTTTGCCCCTAGAAAGCTGCGGGGCTGGCCCAGGTGGGTCCGTAGCCCCCTGAGCCCCCGCAACCAAAAATCCCTGCGATCCACCCCAGGGAGGGCCATGGGTGGGCCGGGTGGGGGGCTGTCTGCCAGCCCGGGGGAGGCAGCGCTGCCTCTACCATAATTTGGAGGAGACCAAGATGGCTCAAGGGAGCTGCCAGTGCTGCCAGAGATAACAGCGGTgcttttctaaaagcaaaactggTTCTTTTGGCCAGGAGTTGCACCGATCCCAGGGCCAATGGCAGCTGCGCTTGTGCAGATGGCGATGGTGGAGTGAGCTCCAGGCAGCAGCTTGCAAAATAGTTTCACTTTAACCCTGTTATCCAACGTTCGTATCGGTAGTTTTCCAAATCGTTCCCTTTAAGGGATGAAAGCATCTACACACAGCTTCTGGCTGGAAGGTTTGACGGCGGTGGGAATAAGATGAAGCTttagttggttttgtttgctagGTGGTGgcttttggtgtttgttttttaacgTTTGAGGAAAGTCTCTGGAGCCTGCTGTGAGTTCTGGGAGGCCGGCGGCAAAACTCTTACTATTCACCATTTCCAAAACAGTAACGTGCAATCCCAGCTAAGGAAACTGCTCAGCCTCAGTGTCAGGTTTCATCCAATTTTCCTTTAAGTCTGCAGGTGCAAACGGGAAAATAGATGTCACTCGTGTGTGCGTGCGTAGTTGTGTCTCTGCTAGTTGTATCGTATCAGAGAGCTTGCAGGCTCTGTCAGAGAAGTTAGCCTCTCCTAGCCTGACCCATAGCTATCGCTGCCAGAGGACAGTGGGTATAAAGCTGTTATAAAGCCaataacagaaggaaatggTCAAGTTTAATATTGTGATTCCTCCTTTGCACCACTTAGCATCAACTGTATGACGTGAGGTCTCCCCAGAAGTGAGGTCTCATCTGCGTTAAGGAAATGAGGGTGGCAGCAGGTCAGACCCTTTCGTGTCACCTCGGCCAGTCCTGAGTTGCAGCCAGACACCGAGTGCGGGGGAGTTCAAATAACCAGAAGTACTTGGGGCCAAACCCCACAGGTCATGGGCTGTAGGTCAGTTGTCCTCCCGAGCTGCCCCTGCTCTCAGTGTAGATGCGGGGAGAAGCACCTTAgcgcagccctgctcctgcctgagCTGAGCTGCGGGTCAGCCGAGAGGAGTGGGTTGAGCTTTGTTAGACTGGAGGGAACTTCACACGGACGTAAGAGCCTGTTGAGGGTTGAGCCTAAAGGACTTGCAAAATCAGGTCCTAAAACACATTCAGCTCTCTCCCCTCTGCCATGGTGACCCTGCATAGCAGCTTCCAGCCCTTTGCCCCGTTTCCAGCAAACTGCAACTTTTTCTGCAAACTCTACTTCCATCCCCAGCCGCTGCGGTTGCTCTGCAGCGCACAGGATGTGGGCAAGCCAGCATTGCCAAGGCAACCTCTCTGTTTTGATTTCCCCATGCTCATGCTGGCAGCCTTTACCCCTCCAGCTCAGCCAGGCAAGCTGTGCACGCCGATGGTTTGTGGTGCCATCCCAAGCTGGCCCTCAAAAGAGCTTGTTTTCCACCCACAGCCGCCTGTAACTCTAGAGGAGTGGTGGATGCTCCCCACCCTTGATAAAACCTGCTCCTTCAGAGCCAGTGTGGATTAAAGAACCTCATGTTGGATGCCCAACTTCGATTAAAACTTACAAAAGCCGTGCAGAGCTGCTGTCCATCCCTGGCAGCAGGATTTCACGAGCAAGTTACCATGTCAGCTTTCCCCTGACCCGCTGCCAGCACCAGCTATCCAAAACCAAAGAGCTCATTTAGCAGGGCAATTAGCAGCTCTCCCTGAGATGCTGCCCTGtctcccagtgcctccctgGCCCCGTTTTTTGGTCCCATACCTTGACCCCAAAAAACAGCCGacctcccagctgcagctcccatGTGCATTGGGCACCCAGTTCACACCCATGGTGGATCCTGGCACAGCTTTCCCCCTTCGTCCCCTCACTAAAGGGAGATGTTGCTGTCACACCAAATTGAGCAGCAGCATAAATTTTTCCTAAATGCAGCTCCTCGCTGCGCACACAGGCTTTCAGCTGGCAATGGGTGGCCTTGGGTAACCCCTCTGCCCTTGGAGTTGCCAGCTCAAAAGGCACCAGTTTTTCTACTTGCCCCTCCCcgtttgtttttgttggtgtttttttttttatagtaaacTGAAGAACCCCTTTATTTAGCACACAGACATCCGTTCATCTACAAAACAAAAGGCGATACACgcaccagaaagaaaaggcatttgaaaaCCAGCTGCATAGCCATGCTGAAAGATGGCCCTGGGATTTCGGCACTGCTTGCTGAGGGTGGTGGCAGGTACCTCTGCCTTCCCCTTGCAAGGGATGCTCGGCCACgttcctgctgctccaggcttGCCCAGGGCGGCCGCACACCCCTAGCTGGGCACTTCCAGGGAACAAGCGGTGAGGGCCTCTGCACGGCATTCAGTTTAAAgtggaaacatttcaaaaggctCTGctactttttttgttcattctttcttttttttctctgtaaacaaTTAATTACAAGTTTAAAAGGAAGTtccagccctcctcccctcccctgaagTTTAGAGGCAATAAATATAAAGCAGCTCAGCACAGGAATAAAATTGTACATCCTGTTTTGTCTGAAATTAAGGCggtggttgttttggggttggtttttttacttcttttttggAGTGAAGTGTATCATAGGCGTCCAGTGTTCCTGCCTGGATAATGAGCTGTCAGGATATTTATGGATAAATGGCAAACCTGCATCACACAGATGATTCAGGCCGAGGAAAAGCTGCTCTGTTTATTTGTGTTGCAATTTAACCTTTGTTACAGCTGTCCCAAAAAAAGGCCTCAGCAAGGATGAAGGTTGGGACAGGGAGCAGTTCTAAGCAGCAGCTCTCTCCACTTTCCCCTTTGCTTGTAATGCCTGCGGGCAGCAGATACCAGCACCCAGAGCCCTTGCGTATCTCCCCTGTGAGCAAAAGCAGATCTGTAACACTCACCGCTGGCTCCAGGCAAGGGGTAGGAAGAGGATGGATGGGATTCCAGTCTGTGACCCCTTGGTGGTAGCCCGTGATTTCTCAGGTGGGGACGGCAGTGATATCGCCAGCCTCTGCTGGGTAGGGGAATGAGGCAATGCAGGGAACAGCCGGTTTTTGGAGGCTGagaagctgctctgcagcagcagtggggtGGAAAAGGCTATTCTGCCTCTTGCAGtgccatccctccctcctgggTGCCTGCCTGGCATCCCCACTATCCTGCTTGTCTACctcccaaaaaaaccaaaccccactatatatattatttttttttaattcctcttctAGCAAAGCAGAAACTGGAAGATGCGGCAGACTGGACAAAAATCCAGCAATAAAACATTAGCTACTAATGTCTTCGTTTAGCCAAAGCCCAAAGCATCTCCCAGAGCACTGTGTCTCATTTGGTAAATCTCAAGTgagagtttttcagaaagtcaccCACAGAAATTCATACGCCCATTTTCATCACATTTCCCATGTGTATGTCCAAAAGAGAAACCACCAGCTAATTGGTGCTAGCTCAGCTATGCTTTTGTGCAGATCAAAACAATAAATTCGCAGCGGTCAGTCTATTTCTgtgaggggcagggagggtaaaccctttctttttaataggatCTGAGCATTTGTGAAGTCCCAGATTGAGAGCTCAGCATCTGCACTGAAGGATTTGGCTCTTGGGGTCCTGGCAGTTGGATCCAAAAGCCAGTGGCCAGGGGTGCCTGATGAAACAAGACCCCGTACAGCTTTGTAGGTCCCAGGACTAGGGACCTACAGGCAGGTTTTTCCCTTGGGAGCCACCTTTTTAGGGGATGCCCACCAGCTTgtgtctcagcagcagcacGAGGGCTGTGGTTAGGCGGGACTCGTCGTTTCTTTTTCGGGCAAGGCTGGTAGCTTTGTTGTTTGTTAGGAGGTAGGGTGTAATTGCAAAGCAAGGCAGGAGGACGTGCGGTGGTGCCAACTGGGTGAACTGGAGCATCCCAAGACGTTCGGTACAAGAGAGCATCCCTTAGCAGGTGCCGCAACAGCAATAAATGCGATTCAAAGCAAGGAACAGTAGCGCTTTAGACAAGGAGGCTTTATCTGAACCCAGCCTGGGTCCCCTTCCCGTTCCTCCCTAGAGATGCCCGGGTTCTGTGAGAGCTACCAGAGGGAGAGCCAACAAGTCAGTGGTCACAGGGAATGAGTGGAGCAACCCCTCTGGGACACCTTTGGAGTTCAGGCTGTACCTCTCAAGTTTTTGTTAGGTGGAAGTGTTGGCTTTCCTTTTAATGTGCTTCAGTTTCCCCTCCTGTGCACATGGGGACTTCAGCATTCCCTCAAGAGGCTGTGGGGCTTGAATCCCAAAGGCTGGCAAAGACACTGGTATGAAATGCCAAGCGAGGGTGAAACATGGTATTAGAGCCTGATATTGCCCCTGCCAGCTCTTCATCTGTACAACCCATAATTTAGTGACCCCTGTGTTGAACCAGAACTGCAAACTCATGGCACAAAGCCCCCTGCCCTATTCAAAACCCCTGGGAGCATTGCCTGGCCccggcagaggcagcagctcccttCCCCTGCAGGAGGGCTTCCCTGGGAGCCCTGCCTCTCAGCAGCACCTCTCTCTCCCTGAGGGAGGGGAAGACCTTACGTCAGACCACAAAAATGTTCCTCAGCCCTACCCAAACCCTTGGAGCAATTCCCAGGTGAGGCACGGCAATGGCTCCTCCATCCCCTGCCAGCCTTCATCCTCCCCCACCTTTGCAGCCAGCCCCGGGTGAGCAGAAACAGCCCTGTGTGCAAGGCTGCTTTGCCAACGTCCACCCACCTCACCACTGCCTGCGAGTCCCACTGACCGTAGCTCCCATAAAAAATCCAGGTGGTTTAACCGCAGCCCCCACCCTAAACCTGCCGGCGGTGGccagagcagcaggaccagACCCCAGCGCAGTGCCTGGGACAGGCACACCTTGCCCCTGTGCTTCCCGGACACTGGGCAGtgccctgcccacagcagctcGGCTGCCCATCCATCCCAGACCACAGACCATAAGAAACTGTCCAAACCAGATACCCCGTCCCAGGGTGGATCAGGGCTAAGGAGAGACCCATGACGTGTTGAGTCCTGGCTCTGATGGCAGCATTACCGCTCTCTGTGGTGGTCCCTTGCCCACAGCAGGCAAGTCCCTTCGTAGACAGGAAAGCTCCTACTGCAGAGGATTCCTCCTCCACTAAGAAATAAACCCTACAAAGGGCTGTAAAGGTTCCACAGTCTGGTTGCCAAGCAGGGGTTGAGATGTATGTCCAGGGGGACAGGATTTGTGCTCAGCCAGATGTCAAGGCAAGTAGGGATGCCTAACCAAAGCCCTCCTTGCCCATCCCCACCACCAGGAACGAACCCCAGGAGAGGTTGGGAGGCTGCGTTTCTCAGATGGGGACACCCAAAGGGATGTGGCCAGTAGCATGGCTGGCCCCCTGTGGCAGCAGACTTCTCACCCTGCTGCGGCTTTGGCTGTGCCAGCAGCTCCGTGGAGGAAATTGCTGAGGGAGCAGGCACCTGATGCATGTGGTTTTGTCTCTGCAGGCACCATCCAAGGACGTTTGTGGCGCCCACTAGCTGCTTGCAGGAGCTGAACATATCCCAAAGGGCCTTCAAGCGAAGGGAGCGGTGTAGGCAACCTGCCCAGGAGCTGACATGGAGCAGAAGATCAGCTCCTTCTTTAATTCCATCTTGGAGCTCATCCGTACCAAGCATGAGGAAGGTGTCTTCAACACCGTCTGCCTGGCCGTGCTGATGGGTCTGCCTTTTGTCGTCCTCATTGCGTTCATTTTCatctgctgccactgctgcttctgcagccggaggggagaaagcaggaagaaaggtGGCCCCAGCAGCAACGGGCAGCTGCACGCCgagaagaacaagaagaaaaagaagaagaagaagaaggatgAAGAGGACCTGTGGATTTCGGCTCAGCCCAAGCTGCTCTTGCTGGACAAGAGACCCTCCTTGCCCATCTAGTGGACAGACAGGAGGGCGTTCAGGCCCTCCCCTCTGAGATGCTGCCAGTCTTCTCAGCTCTGCACGAGGGGTAAGGAGATGCCAAAGCTGCTGCCACTTTATGGTGACTTTCAAAACAGGCTGATCCCAGCAGCTAACCAGCATGTTGAAGGGCCAGCAGAGGGCAAGGCAGTC encodes:
- the KIAA0040 gene encoding uncharacterized protein KIAA0040 homolog — its product is MEQKISSFFNSILELIRTKHEEGVFNTVCLAVLMGLPFVVLIAFIFICCHCCFCSRRGESRKKGGPSSNGQLHAEKNKKKKKKKKKDEEDLWISAQPKLLLLDKRPSLPI